The Macaca mulatta isolate MMU2019108-1 chromosome 9, T2T-MMU8v2.0, whole genome shotgun sequence genomic sequence gcacacgcaatgcacacacacacgtgcacacacacgtgcacacacgatgcacacacaacacacagacacaagcacacgacacagacacacacatagacagacacacacacacacgacacacagacacatgcatacagacacacaggacacacacacatgcacacatagacacacacacgacacagacacacacacatatagacacactGATAcaaaacacacaggcacacaaacacacaggcactgacacacacacagagacacacatgcacacacagaaacacacacaccaaCGACAAATCAGCCTCACTGTGTGCATTGCCGTTGCCCCATTTAACCCGCATCCTGCGTTGCTGGACAGTGTGTATGTGGCGATGGTGCTGAGGAAGATGAGCGCGGAGGGAAGGCGGCACCTGCAAGGGATCGGAGggtgcgttttttttttttttttttcaacaaataattcaGATGCCAGTTTTCCTTTCCAGGGATGTTTTATGGTTGAGTTAGCTGTCTTAGGGAGGCGAAATGATTTCCCTAAGGTGTCGTCTGACTCACATCCACACACACCTTCCCTCGGAAAAGACTCGTTCTGCCTGAATTGAAACCAGCACGTCCAGCCCTGAGCCAGTTGGCCTCACTGTGCCCCGGCCGGGCGCGGCAGCCGCCTCCCCATGCCCATGGTTCTGCCACTCCCGTCCCCACCGTCTGCGCTCCAGACATCTTCTTGAATTAGGAGGACTCCAAACCAGAAGCTCCatcatatttctatttctttgcgaGTGTGTGACATCTTACAAAAAAGTAATAATCTTCCAGTTTATCCTTTTCCATGACTTTTTCCATTCTTGGTATCAAAATGAGAGCGCACTTAATAATCATCTAATCGTTTTTGGTTGTTTCTCTTAAAATCTGATCATCTATGAtctgattattattttatctgataATCTATTGTCAGCTTTTAAGAGAAACAGTGCGTGTGACCGTGTCTTTGGGGAGATGACGTGCATCTCACCTATTGGACGTTTTACTGTTTGTCATGAGGGTCCTTTGGAATAGTTTTCAGGTAGAAATGAATAATATTATGGTACTGGTCAGGAAGAAATTTAATGACAACTGAATTTGTTTATGAAACTTTGAATTTGGTCATGCAGCTCATTTCAACTTCTCCTCCTGCAACGCTTCTGAAATAGAGAAATCCTGCCCATAATACTTACTATTTCTGGGGAGGAAATGCTAGAATACCTAATGGAAGCTTCCAGATGATACAAGTCCCAGGTCTAGCAGGAAGCCCACAGGCCGTTCAATTTCCCTGCTACGGTATTTGCACGTTTGAGGCTCATGTCCCCAAACACCAGACACGTGCAAAACTCTGATTCCCCGGCTACGTGTTCCCAAGCACCAGACACCAGCAAAACTTTGCAGCACATTTCTTTATGCTCTTCTGTTAGTTTCAGCGACAGCCTATCTAGGCATTGCGCTTCTAGAAAGAAAACCAGAATAATGCTAAGAACGGAAGCTCTATGTACTGAGGGCCCTCTGGGCTCCAGGCGTCCTGCTGACCCACTGCGCACAGTCTCATGTGACTGTCCACAcagcccagggaggtggagattcTTATTGTGTTCATCTCataaaagaggaaaattaaaTGTAGGGGAGAAACTTGCACTAAGTACCTGCCGTGGACTGGCTGTGGGAtcccccaaattcctatgttgataCCCCAACCCCAAAGGGAAGGTATTAGAAGGTGAAGCCTTTGGGAGGCGATTGGGTCAGGAGGTTGGGGTCCAGTGATGGGATCAGTGCCTTTCTAAGGAAAGACATGAGGGCCCTGGCTTCCTCCCTCTCCAATCCCtgctgtgtgaggacacagtgagcaGGTGGCCAGTTGCAGGCCGGAGGCCAGGATGTCAGGAGGCAGGTCCTCCCCAGAATCCTGATCTGCTGCCTGGACAGTGGGCTCCCAGCCTGTTGCACTCAGGGGCCAATGTCCACTGcctaagccacccagcctgtgcccTGCTGCTATGGCTGCCCAAGACAGTGGCCGAGATGGAAGCGCTTCTGAGTCCTAGGGTGTTACTCAGTGATTCTTCCAGTGGCTGTTGAGTGACTTCCCTATAGGAGGGCAGAGCTGTGATCAATAAACATGGAAGCAGGAGGACAGGAGGTGATGCTGCTACGAGGAAGGAAACAGAGCGAGCTCAGATGTGCTGGCTGCAGAAGAGGAGCTTGTTTTAGGTGAGGGAAACTCAGGAGGCCCTGGAGTCAGGAGGGAGCAAGACCAGACCCACTGGAGAGGCCGGCATGAGCCTTGGCACTGGACAGGAAGGCTGCACCTGCCCCCTTTGCCAGGCTGCATTTGGAGCTCCCTCCTATCCACGCACCCCAGTTCCTGCTCACAATGCCCTTCCTCAAAACCCCTCGTGAGCACACACGGCCATCCCCTCTGAGCGCCTCCTTCACTCTGTGAATCCGATGACCGCCTGGAGCAAAACATGAGCTCCGTCTGGAGATGTTTACCCTCGACCAGGTGGCAGCTTTGACCGGCAGGGACTGGAATCTACCAGTGCAGCTCCTGTGTGGGCACCAGCTCAGGACGGGAGACAGGCCGAGTTCCAATGTCTTCCAGGACACGGTGGAGGGGCAGGGTGTTGTCTGAAGGGGTTTCCCTGGCTCATTGTGAGTCCTAAGTGCCAGGTGTCGGATGTACAGTGAACACTTCCACTTCATTTGGCATATGCGGCTTTCCTGGCACTCACGTGGGGAGAACCCAtgaggaggagagctgggagcAGCCAGCCCTCCCTGTCTTGGATCCGACCATGGTGCCCTTCTTACTGTTGTCTGGGATAGGCAATGACGGCTCTTCCCCTGGCCTCTGGGTCCTTCAGAACTAGTCACGTGGTCAGGGCTGTTCTTTAATTTCAAGGATGTCTGGTCCAAGGTTCCACAATTtactgactgtgtgaccttggggaaacCTCACCTTTCTAAACCTCACAAGGGAGATACACACAGGAAGGTCAAGTGAGGTCGTGCATGAATGTGAATTATCCAGCAGCACACGGCCAGCGAGCCCTTGATGCTGGTGTTGGCGTTGGATGAATAGGATGCATTTGAGGGACCCTTGGTGGTTGAGAGCCCTCACTGTCACTGACCTCCATCCATCCCGGGACGGGCACCTCGCAGAACCTGAATGGATGTCAGTGCTGTCCCCGCAGCCAGTGAAGACCATGTGCTGTGGTCAGAGGCTGCATCTGGACCTCGGCTTGGCCAAGTTATGTGTGAGCATGAAGCTTGTTTCCTCCTCTCAAATGCGGGGACAACCCAGTAAACCTGCCTGGCAGAGTCGCTGAGAGACTCCCAGGAGGCCCTCGAGGTCACTTGCCACATTACTGCTTTCACGATGGCTTCTAAAGAAGtcatgctggccgggcgcggtggctcacgcctggaatcccaccactttgggaggctgaggcgggcgaatcgcctgaggtcaggaattcgagaccagcccagccaacatggtgaaaccccgtctccacagaaagtacaaaaattagccaggtgtggtggcaggcacctgtagtcccagctactcaggaggctgaggtgggagaatcgcttgaacccaggaggtggagcttgcagtgagctgagatcacaccactgcactccagcctgggtgacagagcgagactccatctcaaaataaataaagaaggaaggaagtcgTGCTTATTCTGTCAGTCCCTAAGAAATCAACTTGATTTTAGTAGACGTTGGAAGGCTGCTGAGCTCCTGAAAGCCCAGCCCTGAACCCAGGCTCTGCTGAGGGCATTCCTTTTCCTCTGGCTTCAGGTGAGAAATCGTCTGGCCCAGCGGTCCCTGGGCCTCAGCATGAAGGCTGGGGAGCTAAGCGAGGAGTCTGGGCATTTCTAGAAGACAGGGTATAAATAGGCCCTATTTTGTAGCATCCGGGAGAAGCCGGTTGGTCTATAAAAACCTTGATAATCGTGCCTCATTTCCTGCTTTCACGGCGTGCCATGCCCTTGGTGATTAGTGTGCTTTTCAGACTAACAGCAACAGTATGTTGAACTGAATGCCACCTCCTGGGTAAAATGATCAATCTCTTTGACTTCTGCAGTAAACATGTTCCATCGGGGGGTCACTAATATGCTTTTATGACCTCACTGTCGGAGACGATACCATTACCAAGCTTGATAAACTGTTCTTCAGAggcttgcttttaattttattttttatgcaatCATGGGGGACTATAACCAATAAATTTAGCTCGATGCTTTCTCACTATTAACTAATTCTGAAGAAGCCCTCGGGGGTTCGTCAGGCACAAATCCTTCAAAGAATTTGTACAGGATATTGGAAATGATATTCACCCTGGGACAGAGGTTTAAGCCCGAGCTGCTACTGTTTTCTTTGCCATTAGAGTTACAACTTGGCTAAATGTCATTTAGTCAAAACGCTGGATTCTGCAGGATTTGCAGATAGGCCTGACTGTTTGTCTTTAATAAATTCATAGACTCACAGAAGAGGTATTAGATTATTTGTTTGAGAAAAGGATGTGTAAGTGGCACCAGACTGCTGATGTGCAGTTTCTCATTAGGTCCAGGCAGGCTCAAAAGTGCTCAAATCCAAATTAAGCTCCAGAGCGTTTTTGGAAAACATTGTAACAGCTGTGAAATGGAAAGGGGAGTTCAGATGAGAGCCTGGCTAGGGATCTTATCTTAAAGGGGCATCAGCTAGAGCCACGTCTGTGGTACAAAACCACGGACCTggctattttcttctttctttatgtcAAGGAAGGAGCTTCTTAAAATTATGCTTTAATGCTTGCATTGCTTCTGAGGTTCTGGTGTCTTAAAATCCCATTTGCAgaagcaatttctttctttctttcttttttgagacaagatcttgctctgttgcccaggctggagtgcagtggcacaatcttggctcactgtagccttgagctcctgggctcaagtgattctcctgtctcagtttcaCGGGtggctggaatgacaggtgtgtgccatgatATTCAGcaaattttttgatatttcttcagagttggggtctcactatgttgcccaggatggtctcgaactcccgagcttaagcaatcctccttcctcagcttcccaaagtgctgggatgacaggggtgagccactgtgcaggcACCAGAAGTGATTTCTGGCTATTGTTTTCAACCACTGAGGATACCTATTgccaaatgtttattttcaaaccAAAGCTCAAATTTGAAAGATGTCTTAAACTGTGGGAATTGTTTCTTGGTTGAATTTCATATGCGCACATCTATCTGGAGACCTTGGAGATGAAGGATAGAATCAATGACACCTTAGAGTCCTTTGCGATTCTATCGTAATTATCGTAATTACTTTTAATCTCAGACCAATAACTCCCGCACCCCCTTCCTCACTAGAATCTAGCCTAACGCCAAGCTAGAACACTGAACGCTTTTGCCACAAAACCAGTAATAATCAAATACCATTATAGATAGAATTCTCAATTCcaaagctttctctctctctctctctctctctctctctctctctctctctctctctttcttgacactgccacccaggctggagtgcagtgaaatgatcatggctcactgcagcctcaaccttctgactCGAGTGagcctaccacctcagcctcctaagtagttgggactataggtggtgctaccatgtccagttaattttttaaaaattattttgtagagacggggttttgccacattgcccaggttggtcttgaactcctgggctcaagccttggcctcccaaaatgctgggattacagatgtgaaccaccgtgcccggctcctGTTCTATTGCTTGTTTTGATCCATTTGTTTGTGTGCTGCTGGGGTGGGTGGGCGTATCGGCTGGATGCACTTATAATGTTGTTAAAAGCTAAGGTGAAGTGCTATGTTCAAGGGATAGATTATGTATCAGAATGCCTTTTTGTTAAAGCAATACATGTTCAGTGAACACCTAACCCATGGTGGGCTTTGATCTCATGCCTGGAATTCAACAGTAAACAGAACAGGGGGACTCTCTTTCTTCAGGTAGCTCCTATTCCAGGTGGAGGAGACATGTGTGGGATGTGCCAAGGGGTGAGAAGTTGCGTggagaacagaaaagcaaagtcAATGAGGTAGGGATTCCTGCAGCTTGGGGGATTGTCAGCGTCAACATTTGATGCTACATATGTGAGCCCGGTCTGAAAGGAGTGAAGAATCAACCCAGGAAGAACTGGCTGGGCACACATATGAGCCATTGATGCCACCACACTGGATACCAAAGCAGGGATGCTGTCTACACTGGACACCAAGATCTCCATGGTGTCTACATTGGATACCAAGATGTCAATACTGTCTGCACTAGATACCAAGACTTTGATACTGTCTACACTGGATACCAAGACATGGATGCTGTCTACACTGCATACCAAGATGTTGATGCTGTCTACACTGGACACCAAGACATCGATACTGTCTACATTAAATGCCAAGACTTTGATACTGTCTACACTGGACACCAAGACATGGATGCTGTCTACACTGCATACCAGGATGTTGATGCTGTCTACACTGGACACCAAGAGGTTTATGCTATCTACACTAGATACCAAGACTTTGATACTGTCTACACTGGATACCAAGACATGGATGCTGTCTACCCTGCATACCAGGATATTGATACTGTCTACACTGGACACCAAGACATCGATACTGTCCACATTAGATATCAAGACTTTGATACTGTCTACACTGGACACTAAGACATGGATACTGTCTACACTGGACACCAAGACATCGATGCAGTCCACACTAGATACCAAGACTTTGATGCCATCTACACTGGATACCAAGATGGGTGTTTCAAGTTGGTCATCTAATCCTCAAAGCAACAGAATGAGGTCAATATCATCATAtgcatttcatagatgagaagcCTGAAGTCCAAAGAGTGGAagctatttccaaataaatacaaGTCGCATGACCTGGAGAAGAGCTGGGATGTAAATTCAAGAGCACGTGATTCTGAAGCAAATTATTTGCCCTCCAAGTTTCTGCTCTCATTGCCAGACAGCACCTTCGCAGGGGTCAGAGCTTCAGCCACAAGCAAGGTGCATGGACTTTGGAAGAGTTTTTTGTCCCCCATGGACGTGGAGTAGGTGCTCTTATGTGTCCCAGTGAGATGCAGGAGCTGTGTGCTGATCTCGTCATGCCACGGACACATCCGGAGTCTGTGCTGGGCTCACCCCGCTTCTGCCACCAGCCTTTTGCACAGCAGGAAATCAACAAGGACTTGGTAAAGAGAATGGGCTCTGCCAAGCTGCTTACTTTAAAGTTCATCTGACACGTTTACGCTCAGGGGGAGTGACGAGGTCTGTAAGCGAACGTGAAGAATGAAGACTACAGCTGGTAACATTGCATCCTGAAAATCTGCCAAGAGAGTAGATTCTAACGCTCCTACCACATCCCCGCTGAGTGGTAACTTTGGAAGGCGATGGCTTGTTGGTTGTTTGACTGTGGTGTTCATTTCACCATTtgtatgtatatcaaaacatcgtGTTGTACACCTTAGAGATGTACAGTAacagtaaataaaaaaattaccagaaTGTTCACTAGTTCCAAGAAACCTGTTTTAATCTTGAGCTGGCAGAAACCCACAGCCCACACATTAATGACAAAATGTTCTAGAAACGTGCCTCGAAGACCCTCAGTGACAAGGCTCGCTATGACGCGATGACCGCCACCGTTAGTCCTGTTTCCGGAAGCAGCAGCGCTCTGCAGCCGACCCTGGCAGGGGGCACTCCACAGTGTGTGACTGGCGACAACAGTCCTCCTTCTCCTTGGCTTAGGATCCTCTTCTTGCCTGCGTGGAGTCTGTGGCTCTGCTCTGGCTCCAGTGCTCCCACCGTGGTTCTAGCCAGGAGTCTCCCATGTTGGAGCATGGTGGGAAGGGCAACTCTGGGGTGGAATTATCCAAATACATGGCGGTGCTGGGGTTCCAGGGCAGCCCTGAGGAGAGGGGCAGGGGGGCAGGGGTTCTGTAACCCCTCTGCCCAGGTGCCTGCTCAGAAGATCGGCGCCTGTGTGGAGGGACTCAGTCTCAGGAACAACCATGGATTTGCTGGAGAAGGAGAACCTCTGGAATAGTAAAGTTGGATCACAGCTAATCATGGTGGCTTGAAGTGATAGCTGGTGAATGCTTGTCTATCTCGTGTTCAGTTACCTCTCTGGTTGCCTCTTACTGTTCAACTCTCCATTTTCTGAGCTCTGTTTACCCTGTTCTATCTATCTGAGTTAGCCACTTAAATTTGTTTTGAATGTGGTTGTGtataaacaaaagaacaaaaatacagccggggcgatggctcatgcctgtcatcccagcactgtgggatgctgaggcaggaggatcgcttgagcccaggagtcagagaccagtctcagcaacatagcgagaccctgtctctactaaaaacaaacaaaacattagccgggcaaatcacttgagcctgggagatcgaggctgcagtgagctagataGCTCTCTGCACTCCAGAGTTGGGTGAcggtgtgagacactgtctcaaaatatatatgtgtatgttatataaaatgacaaaaatacgtaaatacacaaaaatataccTGAAATTGCTGAATGTTCAGAAGGATGACTCTGACGCTTTGGGACGATTGTCGGGGAGTTAGTAAATCACACACTTGCACGGTTGTCCATTTCAGGGTAACAGCCATTAGTTCTCCATTGCTTTTCAAGTATTTGAAGGAGcaatgaattttgaattttaatgtttcTCAGGGACCATGTGGTACTGAGTATGTTTTTTGATGCCCATTATCTGCGACATATTTTCCCCCTACCTCCTCCTTCAGCAGAGCTCTTTTTCTGGCTGCCCCCACACAGTCTGGTAGAACTTGGTGCACTCCAGACGTTTCCAGGTCTGGGATGTCCTGCACGGCAGCCCCCGGCCTCCTATGGCCCTGGAGTGCTTGAAATGTGGCCGCTGAGACAGAGGAACGGAATTTTAAGTTGTATTTAATTTTGATTGAATTGGAGTTGTCACCTGTGGCTGATGGCTACTGCACCGGACCGCCACCCAAGAAGCTTAAGATCCCAGGACACTCAAATGTGGATGGGTTTTGTGTTGTGAGAACAGGAAATCCTTTATGAAGAGGTTTTTACACCTTGCTGAGAACATGGAAAATTATGCAATTTGGCCGCGTCGCAGGACAGAGCGGAACCCCCTCTGCTCACGGCGAGACCAGAAGTGGAGTGTGGGGTTTGAGCGCCCTGTGAATTCTCATCATGACCACGGTAGAGAAAGGACACAGAAAAGGGGTGAAAGAGACAGTAAAATGGAAAGGCGCGCTGTGAACGGGCGTTTTCACTGGAAGGCCTTTGTTTTACAGCTGAAACCCGGATCTACCGGCCAGGTTCACATGGAATTTTAGCTGGAGGCTTTGCAGAAAGCCTGTCGCGGCGGCAACAGTGCAACGTCGTTAACAACAAAGACCAAAACTGGAGAGGAAAACCGTGCAATAGCCAGGAAGCAGACTGAGCGTCAGCCTCAATGGGCCGGAAGGAGTGCGGCTGCACAGCAGCCCGGGGCAGGGGCAGACGGGCACACGGTGTGGCTCGTGCCTGGACCCCCTGCTGGGAACCTGGAGCCCACTGGCTGGTGCGCTGGGCCCTGACCCCCTGAGCCGACAGAGTCCAGGTGAGCACAGCACGTTCGATCCCGGTGGGAAACCCTCTGCCTGGCCGCTGCCGCGACCCAGTGGATCTGAGATCACAACTGTTATAGCTTTCTGGTGGATGAGGGGGACATTCACGCTGCAAAAGAGTAAGGACATCCCAGCAAGGCCTTCCTGCAGCCAAGACCCAAGTCAGTTCTGGAGAAGCTGAAGGCATGGGAAAACCCTCCAGCCTTGGGAGGCTCCCCAGGCCCCAGAGTGACCCTGTTCTTGCAGCACTGGTCCTTTGTCCCCACAGTGAGAGGGTGGGCCCCATCGCCTTCCACGGCTGTGCTGACTCCTGCCCACCCCTCAGCCAGAGTCATGCGGGTGCCCAAGGAAAAAGTAACTTCAGATCCCAAAGTGTTTCTTCCAGGCCCGGAAGGTGCAGGAAGCGGCCAGCCACTGACTGCCCTGCTGGCACCTGCAGCGATGATGCTATTCTCACTCAGAGGTTTTGTGAgcagatttttctaattctttgattCTTCTTTGTGAGATTTAAGGAAAGCCTACGTGACAGTGCCACTGTCATCTCTCCTTATTTTTGCTGTCTGCCCATGGTCAACACGGAGTGTGCGGTCCTAAGATGTTTTCTATGCCTGGGCTCTGCCTCCGTATTTGTGGGCAGGAGATCTGAGCCAGTGCCAGATGTGGACAAAACTCAAGTCAGAGCCCAGAGGACGGCCCTGCTGTGAATCAGACCAGAGGTGCCCTGACCACACCCTCTTCCCAGAGGATGGCACTGCTGTGGTACAGATAAAGGGTGCTCTGACCACACCCTCTTCCCAGAGGACGGCCCTGCTATGATACAGACCGGGGTGCTCTGACCACACCCTCTTCCCTTTGCCACCTCCATGCCTGGACTTCTAGCTGCACCTGCATTGCTTTGCCCAAGGTTTTCTCTTCTGCTAGGGTTGGCTTTGCCATGTCCTTGGGCCAGAAGGGCTGGGGAGGGAACCCTTCCAGGAGCCACCACGGACTAAGAATGGGGCCATGGGTGCAGGACGCCTGGCTCCCACCTCCCTCACAGGGTGCGGTTCTGATGCAGGTGTTTCAAGCCCTGCAGGTT encodes the following:
- the LOC144331035 gene encoding LOW QUALITY PROTEIN: uncharacterized protein LOC144331035 (The sequence of the model RefSeq protein was modified relative to this genomic sequence to represent the inferred CDS: deleted 1 base in 1 codon), encoding MGDKKLFQSPCTLLVAEALTPAKVLSGNESRNLEGLDDQLETPILVSSVDGIKVLVSSVDCIDVLVSSVDSIHVLVSSVDSIKVLISNVDSIDVLVSSVDSINILVCRVDSIHVLVSSVDSIKVLVSSVDSINLLVSSVDSINILVCSVDSIHVLVSSVDSIKVLAFNVDSIDVLVSSVDSINILVCSVDSIHVLVSSVDSIKVLVSSADSIDILVSNVDTMEILVSSVDSSLLWYPVWWHQWLICVPSQFFLG